In the Oncorhynchus nerka isolate Pitt River linkage group LG2, Oner_Uvic_2.0, whole genome shotgun sequence genome, one interval contains:
- the LOC115143923 gene encoding uncharacterized protein LOC115143923 isoform X2, translated as MDANPSFSLACLYRSDPIYSLCASDLMTASQTVNNNFIKEQKQLMKTLKRLEQQQLTCMRQLNEEQRTFAFVMNKRLSQRGATRPQTLPSSSVSSSIVPLSIRGSRSAPAALATRNGANRVGSAKSANGRVKFEQSSSSLSPWAVKLQKKSMEMQDREAREVLKEYGASAGQRCCCECGHTRELLDRRLSCPAILQRHHS; from the exons ATGGATGCCAATCCATCCTTCTCGCTGGCATGTCTTTACAGAAGCGATCCAATTTATTCCCTCTGTGCCTCAGATTTAATGACCGCTTCTCAAACTGTGAACAATAATTTCATAAAGGAACAGAAGCAACTTATGAAG ACTCTGAAGAggctggagcagcagcagcttaCCTGCATGCGTCAGCTGAACGAGGAGCAGAGGACCTTTGCCTTCGTCATGAACAAGAGGCTAAGCCAGAGGGGCGCTACGAGGCCTCAAACGCTCCCCTCCAGTTCAGTCTCCTCTTCCATCGTCCCTCTGTCCATTAGGGGGTCCCGGTCTGCCCCGGCTGCTCTCGCCACCCGCAATGGGGCCAACAGAGTTGGCAGTGCCAAGAGCGCCAACGGCAGAGTCAAGTTTGAGCAGTCTTCTTCCAGCCTTTCGCCGTGGGCAGTGAAATTACAGAAGAAGAGTATGGAGATGCAGGACAGAGAGGCAAGGGAG GTTTTGAAGGAGTATGGGGCCTCGGCTGGTCAAAGGTGTTGTTGTGAATGTGGTCACACCAGGGAGCTGTTGGACAGGAGACTGAGTTGTCCAGCCATATTACAGAGGCATCACTCTTGA
- the LOC115143923 gene encoding uncharacterized protein LOC115143923 isoform X1 encodes MDANPSFSLACLYRSDPIYSLCASDLMTASQTVNNNFIKEQKQLMKTLKRLEQQQLTCMRQLNEEQRTFAFVMNKRLSQRGATRPQTLPSSSVSSSIVPLSIRGSRSAPAALATRNGANRVGSAKSANGRVKFEQSSSSLSPWAVKLQKKSMEMQDREAREVSTVLKEYGASAGQRCCCECGHTRELLDRRLSCPAILQRHHS; translated from the exons ATGGATGCCAATCCATCCTTCTCGCTGGCATGTCTTTACAGAAGCGATCCAATTTATTCCCTCTGTGCCTCAGATTTAATGACCGCTTCTCAAACTGTGAACAATAATTTCATAAAGGAACAGAAGCAACTTATGAAG ACTCTGAAGAggctggagcagcagcagcttaCCTGCATGCGTCAGCTGAACGAGGAGCAGAGGACCTTTGCCTTCGTCATGAACAAGAGGCTAAGCCAGAGGGGCGCTACGAGGCCTCAAACGCTCCCCTCCAGTTCAGTCTCCTCTTCCATCGTCCCTCTGTCCATTAGGGGGTCCCGGTCTGCCCCGGCTGCTCTCGCCACCCGCAATGGGGCCAACAGAGTTGGCAGTGCCAAGAGCGCCAACGGCAGAGTCAAGTTTGAGCAGTCTTCTTCCAGCCTTTCGCCGTGGGCAGTGAAATTACAGAAGAAGAGTATGGAGATGCAGGACAGAGAGGCAAGGGAGGTGAGCACT GTTTTGAAGGAGTATGGGGCCTCGGCTGGTCAAAGGTGTTGTTGTGAATGTGGTCACACCAGGGAGCTGTTGGACAGGAGACTGAGTTGTCCAGCCATATTACAGAGGCATCACTCTTGA